In a genomic window of Phaeodactylum tricornutum CCAP 1055/1 chromosome 6, whole genome shotgun sequence:
- a CDS encoding predicted protein, with amino-acid sequence MRFSILCIALPLVASFAPKPTTLQSSKSVLSRSTSLYSNAPRKIGIFGGGVVGGGIVEILETKKPYLLQLTDKTPLEIAKICVRDLQKPRDFQVPENCIVTDKYDDILQDDSIDMVIEVMGGTTDAKDVVFGALKAGKDVVTANKALIAKYLPEIEALLTKINKDREVDVEFRYEAAVCGGIPVIRSMQSDFVGDSITMMSGIINGCTNFMLTAMDKGGYTYDEALSQASDLGYAEADPTLDVGGFDARSKLRILMRLGFGVEVDEEEIACRGITELSKLDFEYAKMMGGTIKLIGVAKKVSDTKIAAFVSPCYVTGDDALASVNGATNAIEVSSKNLVSSIYIGQGAGRYPTANSCVNDIIALAKGDKTPLPFNPREDDKIFVNNYDSVFYIRLKYRDSLGITRMCGEICEKHNVSIHSILQNPITRRDDAAFVLVTEKVSLQSVKNVCADLEGL; translated from the exons ATGCGCTTCTCCATCCTCTGTATAGCACTGCCGCTAGTGGCATCCTTTGCTCCCAAGCCGACGACTCTTCAG AGCTCCAAATCGGTACTTTCCAGATCGACGTCCTTGTACAGCAATGCTCCCCGCAAAATTGGTATTTTCGGTGGTGGCGTTGTCGGTGGTGGGATTGTCGAAATCCTGGAAACAAAAAAGCCCTACTTGCTGCAATTGACGGACAAGACGCCGCTCGAAATTGCCAAAATCTGCGTCCGTGATCTCCAAAAGCCCCGAGACTTTCAAGTCCCAGAAAATTGTATCGTTACGGACAAGTACGATGACATCCTCCAGGACGATTCCATTGATATGGTGATTGAAGTGATGGGTGGTACAACCGACGCCAAGGACGTCGTGTTTGGTGCTCTCAAGGCCGGTAAGGACGTCGTAACGGCCAACAAAGCCTTGATTGCCAAATACTTGCCCGAAATCGAGGCTTTGTTGACGAAAATCAACAAGGACCGGGAAGTGGATGTGGAATTTCGGTACGAGGCAGCCGTCTGTGGTGGTATCCCTGTGATTCGCTCCATGCAGAGCGATTTTGTCGGAGATTCCATTACCATGATGAGTGGTATCATTAACGGATGCACCAACTTTATGTTGACGGCCATGGATAAGGGAGGGTACACGTATGATGAGGCCTTGTCGCAAGCGAGTGACCTCGGGTACGCCGAAGCTGATCCAACCCTGGATGTGGGCGGTTTCGACGCCCGCAGCAAATTGCGCATATTGATGCGTCTCGGATTCGGTGtcgaagtcgacgaagaagaaattgcgTGCCGTGGAATCACGGAACTCTCCAAACTCGATTTTGAGTACGCTAAAATGATGGGTGGAACCATCAAGTTGATCGGTGTCGCCAAAAAAGTTTCCGATACAAAAATTGCCGCTTTCGTGTCACCGTGCTACGTCACCGGCGATGATGCCTTGGCGTCCGTGAACGGGGCTACCAACGCCATTGAAGTAAGCTCCAAGAACTTAGTTTCGAGCATTTACATAGGGCAGGGTGCCGGACGATACCCGACGGCAAACTCATGTGTCAACGATATTATTGCGCTTGCCAAGGGTGACAAGACACCCTTACCTTTCAACCCTCGAGAAGATGACAAAATTTTCGTCAATAATTATGATTCTGTCTTTTATATTCGCTTGAAGTACCGCGACTCGTTGGGCATCACCCGCATGTGCGGAGAAATCTGCGAAAAGCATAACGTCTCGATTCATTCGATTTTGCAGAACCCAATCACACGCCGCGACGATGCTGCCTTTGTTCTCGTCACGGAAAAGGTCTCTCTGCAAAGTGTCAAAAATGTGTGTGCCGATTTGGAAGGACTG
- a CDS encoding predicted protein, which yields MQEIVQRKAKVPVTTGVDDWDKTANASPRVPHPVSETRKSIEAEVRVHPSPNQSAGDTTAAAQSTPHRLPIKELRALAHGAGVNTHGMERGELERVVKQITARAPPASSATSSRRGQAYDKVPHEQEQLQRRRAEEQETTERRPAEEETSKHTTAEEEDSKRDSPVEVEKHNVAEEMATKRRLADDEAAKQSATEQAAADKRSAAEVELAKRRLLEERRQAAEEELAKRQLAEKETEKRRLAEDEARKHKEGEEEIRRRNADRVKSQQDAERRRREEEERRVLEKERMQRDEEELRRKAAERQAADQRKQQEEAVRKQQEAWAQQQQSWQRQQAEEEHRRRAAEQQAAEARRRQEEAYR from the exons ATGCAGGAAATTGTCCAACGCAAAGCAAAGGTGCCGGTTACCACAGGCGTCGACGATTGGGACAAGACAGCGAATGCTTCACCCAGAGTACCCCACCCCGTATCAGAAACGAGAAAATCCATCGAAGCAGAAGTTCGCGTTCACCCCTCCCCCAACCAATCTGCAGGAGATACAACTGCTGCTGCCCAATCGACGCCACACCGCTTGCCCATAAAGGAGCTACGGGCGCTTGCGCATGGTGCAGGAGTCAATACGCATGGTATGGAACGTGGTGAGCTGGAAAGGGTTGTAAAACAGATCACTGCCCGGGCTCCACCGGCGTCGTCTGCGACATCAAGCCGTCGCGGACAAGCTTACGACAAGGTTCCGCATGAGCAAGAACAGCTACAGCGGAGACGCGCAGAAGAACAAGAGACAACAGAACGCCGTCCAGCGGAAGAGGAGACATCTAAACACACCAccgcggaagaagaagactcaAAGCGTGATTCCCCAGTAGAGGTAGAAAAGCACAACGTTGCAGAGGAGATGGCCACCAAACGCCGTCTTGCGGACGACGAGGCAGCCAAGCAGAGTGCGACCGAACAAGCGGCAGCAGACAAGCGCAGTGCCGCAGAAGTAGAGCTCGCCAAACGTCGACTTTTGGAAGAGCGCCGCCAGGCAGCCGAAGAGGAGCTTGCCAAACGGCAGTTGGCCGAGAAGGAGACTGAAAAGCGACGTCTTGCGGAAGACGAG GCGCGAAAGCACAAGGAAGGCGAAGAAGAGATTCGTCGGCGGAACGCTGACCGTGTCAAAAGCCAGCAGGACGCAGAACGGCGTAGgcgggaagaagaagagcgACGTGTCCTGGAGAAAGAGCGTATGCAacgcgacgaagaagagctccGTCGCAAAGCCGCGGAGCGCCAGGCTGCTGACCAGCGTAAGCAGCAGGAAGAGGCCGTCCGCAAGCAGCAAGAAGCCTGGGcgcagcaacagcaatctTGGCAGAGACAGCAAGCGGAGGAGGAGCATCGCAGACGAGCTGCGGAGCAGCAGGCTGCAGAGGCGCGTCGTCGGCAAGAGGAAGCATATcgc
- a CDS encoding predicted protein, whose amino-acid sequence MESKSGRRGTIEGLVQDLISTALFASSFLIARRNVVSEKRDNDGAARELYDIFLNEEAIAEHARQLYSRRRRQERLSFHDDVQNLVLNQEDELHSELSPYNDAVTGDFYPKNSNWNHFEFYNEIHRDDGHSSGQRNPVPKTVDSLAGDYQPGFFDDDSDAASLTSQDHFVWTEARYSFRPRNVTNLATIPSEQQMAIDPDGEQFSRQGNPSLLPGIPPNRDVPCRAVSLDDRTIYSLPLPNSGCENPLSLRRSLSIPELTATKPTSKSYQNNLLNQVRTQNRNARASYNARIMPEKLVMVRHGQSMGNVNEALYSSTPDNAMPLTKLGWEQARKAGKLLKDEVLRSSTSVHFIVSPYVRTVETFHGIVAAWCDPSNFNHITDRDKRLNAWYGRLIEMGLTWNEDPRIREQDFGNFQDPERIKQAKKDRHFFGAFYYRFPHGESASDVFDRTSTFLDSLWRSFDMNKNRNYVIVTHGISIRVLLARYFRYTIEQFHLLSNPRNCEMVTLEHDGGGRLQMAGRYEMDCRSDDDTGDTHDSPGEEAMRDC is encoded by the exons ATGGAGTCTAAGTCAGGTCGCCGAGGTACTATAGAAGGTTTGGTCCAGGATCTCATATCCACTGCCTTGTTTGCCAGCTCTTTCTTGATCGCGAGAAGAAACGTGGTTTCTGAAAAGCGTGACAATGATGGGGCAGCTCGAGAACTTTACGATATCTTCTTAAATGAAGAGGCCATCGCTGAGCATGCTCGGCAGCTATATagtcgacgtcgtcggcaagAGCGTCTCTCATTTCATGACGACGTACAAAATTTAGTTCTTAATCAAGAGGACGAGCTCCATAGTGAGTTGTCTCCGTACAATGATGCAGTCACAGGTGACTTCTACCCAAAAAATAGTAACTGGAACCACTTCGAGTTCTACAACGAGATTCATCGCGATGATGGGCACAGCTCAGGCCAGCGCAATCCAGTTCCTAAAACTGTTGACTCACTAGCTGGTGATTACCAGCCTGGTTTTTTTGATGATGACTCTGATGCTGCATCTTTGACATCTCAAGATCATTTTGTCTGGACTGAAGCTCGATATTCATTCCGACCGCGCAACGTGACCAACCTCGCTACGATACCATCGGAACAACAGATGGCAATCGATCCTGACGGTGAGCAATTTTCTCGGCAAGGAAATCCTTCATTGCTTCCTGGAATACCTCCCAATCGCGATGTGCCCTGTCGGGCGGTTAGTCTGGACGACCGAACTATATATAGTTTACCTCTACCTAACTCTGGTTGTGAAAACCCGCTGTCTCTGCGGCGTAGTCTGTCTATTCCGGAGCTTACAGCTACAAAGCCCACTTCAAAAAGCTACCAGAACAACCTGTTGAATCAAGTCCGGACGCAAAACCGGAATGCTCGGGCAAGCTACAATGCGCGGATCATGCCGGAGAAGCTGGTTATGGTTCGCCATGGACAAAGCATGGGAAATGTCAATGAGGCTCTGTACAGTTCAACACCAGACAACGCCATGCCTTTAACAAAATTGGGATGGGAACAAGCAAGAAAAGCTGGTAAACTATTGAAGGATGAGGTGCTTCGGTCTTCAACAAGTGTACACTTTATCGTCTCACCGTATGTTCGAACGGTAGAAACGTTTCATGGAATTGTTGCTGCATGGTGTGACCCTTCAAACTTCAACCACATAACTGATCGAGACAAACGATTAAACGCCTGGTATGGTAGATTAATCGAAATGGGGCTCACATGGAACGAGGATCCAAGAATTCGAGAACAGGATTTTGGTAACTTTCAAGACCCTGAAAGGATAAAACAAGCCAAAAAGGACCGACACTTCTTTGGAGCTTTCTACTACCGCTTTCCCCACGGAGAATCAGCTTCGGATGTCTTCGATCGAACCAGCACCTTCCTCGATTCGCTGTGGCGATCTTTCGACATGAATAAGAACCGGAACTACGTGATTGTAACCCATGGTATATCGATAAGAGTTTTGTTAGCGAGGTACTTTCGGTACACAATTGAACAGTTCCACTTGTTGTCTAATCCTCGGAACTGTGAAATGGTGACACTTGAACATGATGGAGGTGGCCGTCTGCAAATGGCTGGCCGCTACGAAATGGATTGCCGGTCAGATGACGATACAGGCGATACCCAC GATTCCCCCGGTGAAGAAGCCATGCGTGATTGTTGA
- a CDS encoding predicted protein yields MTSVCNANTGNLRNKADTNSTQRRKWLCCPYSGKGIDSNFLSHKETYNRRYRDKNFVKIVPIEVSNEVQTEADSDANNHGGANTNEKTTALRLQEDYISKKSKRKGEPVPPPKVQNTVCRLLGVSPKNYTNIVSQYLIDGSIYPSNAGCDGRGGNMDRKETRIPRTKNVTIAIREFVRTERKNRKRVTARQILDFLARKGILRIPVDQRTGVYEKTEFRAALRNVQRFVQSQGYRRGRRNNIAPDPSLIIKRHEYLQAFFDNEALPKEERLRNVYMDESYIHEHYNRSDDSLWDPSDNLDIQFDPLVDNPGIASEMAGLVPGTVWAFCPQQKRSHQGDYYKVFNGENFLAWWKDQLLPNLHQHSLIHMDNAAYHKVYGSHVPKWGKLRKQECIDFLSSKGIEVEARCPAVVVKARTKEWILANEKFECVRLAEEQGHKVLFTPPYHSDLQPIELTWARIKGNIGRQYSVGTTLALVHERLLHEFKNLEESGHGAIQGMINKCVRIAKTFYDDMPEEELAEEALEDEEDDDYGDYEAGFDEGVPHENTLDESIVGEELEDVIFAANKDVAIENEDIEDVVSV; encoded by the exons ATGACTTCCGTATGTAACGCGAATACGGggaatttgcgcaataaggccgacacaaactccacac AAAGGCGCAAATGGCTCTGCTGTCCCTACAGTGGGAAAGGAATTGATTCGAACTTTCTA AGTCACAAGGAAACGTACAATAGAAGATACCGGGAcaaaaatttcgtcaaaattgtcccgaTCGAAGTCTCCAATGAAGTCCAAACGGAAGCAGACTCGGATGCCAACAACCATGGTGGCGCTAATACCAATGAAAAGACAA CCGCCCTCAGGCTTCAAGAGGACTATATTTCCaaaaaatcaaaaagaaaaggggAACCAGTACCACCGCCCAAAGTGCAAAACACTGTGTGTCGTCTGCTTGGTGTTTCACCCAAGAACTACACCAACATTGTATCGCAATACCTCATAGACGGCTCTATTTATCCAAGTAATGCAGGATGTGACGGGAGGGGTGGAAATATGGACCGGAAAGAGACTCGAATCCCTCGTACGAAAAATGTTACAATTGCCATCCGTGAATTTGTTCGTACGGAGCGGAAGAATCGGAAACGGGTGACTGCTCGGCAGATATTGGATTTCCTGGCTAGAAAAGGTATCCTACGTATACCAGTTGATCAGAGAACAGGAGTTTACGAGAAAACTGAGTTCCGGGCGGCATTACGGAATGTGCAACGGTTTGTACAAAGCCAGGGCTACCGGAGGGGTCGTCGGAACAACATAGCCCCAGATCCGTCACTGATCATAAAACGCCACGAGTACCTACAAGCATTCTTTGATAATGAAGCATTGCCAAAAGAGGAAAGGCTCCGCAATGTTTACATGGATGAGAGTTACATCCATGAGCATTATAATAGGAGTGATGATAGCCTTTGGGATCCGAGCGACAACTTGGATATTCAATTTG ACCCATTGGTAGACAACCCCGGAATTGCATCAGAAATGGCTGGGCTGGTGCCAGGAACAGTGTGGGCCTTCTGCCCCCAGCAGAAGCGTAGCCACCAAGGGGACTACTACAAAGTTTTCAATGGTGAAAACTTTCTGGCCTGGTGGAAAGATCAGCTGCTCCCCAATTTACACCAGCATTCTCTTATCCATATGGATAATGCGGCATATCACAAAGTATATGGGAGTCATGTGCCCAAGTGGGGAAAGCTACGGAAGCAGGAGTGCATTGATTTCCTGTCGTCAAAGGGAATTGAGGTTGAGGCAAGATGCCCTGCTGTTGTGGTCAAAGCCCGGACAAAAGAGTGGATCCTTGCCAATGAAAAGTTTGAGTGTGTCAGGTTAGCAGAGGAACAAGGACATAAAGTTCTTTTCACACCACCATATCATAGCGATCTTCAGCCAATTGAGTTGACATGGGCTCGGATTAAAGGAAACATTGGCAGACAGTACAGTGTTGGTACAACACTGGCACTAGTACATGAGCGATTGCTTCATGAGTTCAAAAACTTGGAGGAGTCAGGGCATGGTGCCATCCAAGGTATGATCAACAAGTGTGTCAGGATCGCAAAAACATTTTATGACGACATGCCAGAGGAGGAGTTAGCAGAGGAGGCTTTagaagatgaggaagacgacgattaTGGTGACTACGAAGCGGGGTTTGACGAGGGTGTACCGCATGAAAACACTTTAGACGAAAGCATAGTCGGAGAAGAGCTAGAGGATGTAATTTTTGCGGCTAACAAAGACGTTGCCATAGAGAACGAAGACATTGAAGACGTAGTATCGGTATAA
- a CDS encoding predicted protein: protein MRISHKLVAATVFIGSVAAYSLNTSDRRTFLSQTAAASVSLVAAPGVAKADGQDTYSDFITTESGLKYKVTKEGTGAVPEPGQTVKAHYTGWLEGFESPKKFDSSRDRNRPFQFRVGAGQVIRGWDESFGAMAVGERRQIIIPPRLGYGDRGAGGIIPGGATLYFDVELLGLL from the exons ATGAGGATTTCTCACAAACTTGTTGCTGCCACCGTCTTTATAGGATCCGTTGCAGCATACTCATTGAACACTTCCGACCGCCGTACCTTCCTGAGCCAAACAGCAGCGGCTTCGGTATCGCTAGTAGCTGCCCCAGGTGTTGCTAAAGCTGATGGTCAAGATACCTACAGCGATTTCATTACCACCGAATCAGGGCTCAAATACAAGGTGACGAAGGAAGGCACTGGCGCTGTCCCCGAGCCTGGGCAGACGGTGAAGGCCCATTACACAGGATGGCTCGAAGGATTCGAATcgccaaaaaaatttgataGCAGCAGAGATCGGAACCGTCCCTTCCAGTTCCGTGTTGGAGCTGGTCAGGTTATTCGTGGATGGGAT GAGTCGTTTGGTGCCATGGCTGTTGGTGAGCGGCGCCAGATTATCATACCTCCTCGTCTCGGGTACGGAGACCGCGGTGCCGGAGGTATAATTCCAGGCGGAGCGACTCTTTATTTCGACGTTGAGCTATTAGGGCTACTTTAA
- a CDS encoding predicted protein encodes MASSLTLFATYPLAQGISLNLLKGPAAIVNSANCGCLGGGGVDGAISANGGPTLLQDRRNLPILENSDHENPVRCTVGSAVMTGPGNYGDLLVPYVIHAVGPNFWEYCDADQVKANVLLGLAYKTSLDVAAKYRVEHVAFSLLSAGVYRGYCPLKTVLRIGVVALDEWSKDIKAVDDSSVSR; translated from the exons ATGGCCTCATCATTGACTCTTTTCGCAACCTATCCCCTGGCACAGGGGATATCACTCAACCTCTTGAAAGG ACCTGCCGCGATTGTAAATTCCGCAAATTGTGGCTGTCTCGGAGGAGGTGGGGTCGACGGTGCAATTTCGGCTAACGGAGGACCAACTTTGTTACAAGATCGTCGCAATCTACCAATTCTCGAAAATTCTGACCACGAGAATCCCGTACGCTGCACGGTGGGATCCGCAGTTATGACAGGTCCTGGGAACTATGGAGATCTACTTGTACCATATGTCATTCATGCGGTTGGCCCCAATTTTTGGGAGTATTGTGATGCGGATCAGGTGAAAGCAAACGTCCTGCTGGGGCTAGCGTACAAAACATCACTGGATGTTGCAGCTAAATACCGAGTTGAGCACGTTGCATTTTCCCTGCTTTCTGCAGGAGTATACCGGGGATATTGTCCGCTAAAGACCGTGCTTCGAATCGGGGTTGTGGCATTGGATGAATGGTCTAAGGATATAAAAGCCGTGGACGACAGTAGCGTCTCTAGG
- a CDS encoding predicted protein, producing MAISSAEAASGTRLTIRLPDDFHHHCRDGAKTAAVLHHAVQRFGYCLMMPNLQPPVTTTEMALNYKSHIMASMPEGSFPYFKPVMTLYLTDKTTPDEIKKASSSGVVGCKFYPAGATTNSALGVTDIKNCYPALQEMSDQNMMLCIHSEVTHADIFDREPVFIEEIMTPLVTDFPNLRISMEHISTKEAVDFVLSSPDNVKASITCHHLLYNRNHMLVGGIRPHLYCLPILKAEIHRLALVKAATSGSKKFFLGTDSAPHSTDMKEAFCGCAGIFTAHAAVELYAEVFDKVGALDKLEAFCSSNGADHYGLERNTATITLEKKSWRVPRTFDFGDGKGVTPLRAGEEIKWSIAAQE from the exons aTGGCCATTAGCTCAGCCGAAGCCGCTTCTGGAACGCGCTTGACGATTCGATTGCCCGACGACTTCCACCATCACTGCCGAGACGGAGCTAAGACAGCTGCAGTTCTTCACCATGCCGTACAGCGGTTTGGGTACTGTCTAATGATGCCCAACTTGCAGCCTCCGGTGACGACCACTGAGATGGCCTTGAACTACAAATCTCATATCATGGCGTCGATGCCTGAGGGGTCGTTCCCATATTTCAAGCCAGTAATGACTTTGTACCTTACTGATAAGACAACACCGGACGAAATTAAGAAAGCATCTTCGTCAGGAGTTGTTGGATGCAAGTTTTATCCAGCTGGGGCCACAACAAATTCTGCCTTGGGTGTAACGGACATAAAAAACTGCTATCCTGCGTTGCAAGAAATGAGCGACCAAAATATGATGTTGTGCATTCATTCCGAGGTAACTCATGCAGATATTTTTGACCGAGAACCTGTATTCATCGAAGAAATTATGACACCGTTAGTGACCGACTTTCCGAATCTCAGGATTTCCATGGAGCATATAAGTACAAAAGAAGCAGTTGATTTCGTTCTCTCCTCTCCTGACAATGTCAAGGCGAGCATAACTTGCCACCATTTGCTTTACAATCGAAATC ACATGCTTGTAGGCGGCATTCGACCCCATCTATACTGTTTACCGATTCTCAAAGCGGAAATTCATAGATTGGCACTAGTTAAAGCTGCAACATCTGGAAGTAAGAAGTTTTTTCTTGGAACCGACTCAGCACCACATTCGACGGATATGAAAGAGGCTTTTTGCGGATGCGCTGGAATTTTCACGGCTCACGCTGCGGTTGAGTTGTACGCTGAAGTTTTCGATAAAGTCGGGGCTTTGGACAAGCTTGAGGCTTTTTGTAGCAGCAACGGCGCGGACCATTATGGCCTTGAACGAAATACTGCAACAATtactttggaaaagaaatcttGGAGGGTTCCGAGAACGTTTGATTTCGGTGACGGAAAGGGTGTAACACCCCTTCGAGCTGGAGAAGAAATTAAATGGTCCATTGCTGCACAGGAATAA
- a CDS encoding predicted protein, with protein sequence MAGDEGSHPTNDVGIPSHVVTGNGESCTDGVPAADSSEVITPDTAAPTSTSEGDLLDFGNQELVLETQPSPSVAPISINPLVGHEAEFFSTDSSYQPQSSEHESPEDDPLKILLNHDNGIQENPSDLETMPTHQDIVPSEFSDLYGSSIPEPGTAHVTVEAHVELDPGTDTMDYPPSDRSNLAENNEVDKSTPISLGSFALDPSSESGRVNIASQENASVQGSNNLKSTDAIDDPEQREDPISPQKEGLLKQSANPISVSGNWAAEISCSAEQNDNSSNMEKELHALSQSTDVLADPTNGCFGEQQLLQTSMSDAPFPSDIQNAIDTPPMSSKVNKVSTVEYENKILSLQSEVTKAHAVIETLHHTQVMNTSADKVDILIELQSKLQEEMSLKAEAENRARLTELQNIDLLASNAANIEKLEALEKNLQFQMSAKAEAENKARLALDQIAALELTNEERSRELERYRDLEVNLQKQMESKGEAENSARLALERIDNLEKEKDQQQDEIIALRNDTSSLKEVCTAQEQELEKLREERNEQHRKEMALTNRLNGAKKKEADKANLAELYEEDIQSYETQLAHSYREREELTAANSDLKTKLDDVEKTLIQRVRLAESSLADERSLNEERKRKMKAFVETRAEELRQAKTENDQLQNELNDTNRSLVELNNRSKQLHAQWVQAQTRNRELQRDVNKTKKEYENFHKVGGTHEVKPSRSVNETDENKNKRLAAKHELMNVLRQLEIEKDAGAKLRDSIKFTFTPKALSQQQLLRESLSDLEAQLSKLSLRLGKPLLTATTTVMESIGVSEGPYEDVRDPQHLVTKLDFETQRVSKGIMDISSAIERMQMTLDASGDRSCFTAFSEILSNGNSARNTSVIPGAQRLNSIRSHSYGHVPRSALN encoded by the coding sequence ATGGCGGGGGATGAAGGATCGCATCCAACGAACGACGTTGGAATTCCTTCCCATGTCGTCACGGGCAACGGAGAGTCCTGCACCGACGGGGTACCGGCAGCGGATAGTTCAGAAGTCATCACCCCCGACACCGCTGCACCCACAAGTACCTCCGAAGGGGATCTCCTTGACTTTGGCAACCAAGAGTTGGTCTTGGAGACTCAGCCTAGTCCCTCTGTTGCACCCATCTCGATCAACCCTTTGGTCGGTCACGAAGCCGAGTTCTTCTCTACCGACTCCTCCTATCAGCCGCAATCTTCGGAGCATGAGTCTCCAGAAGACGATCCTCTCAAGATTTTGCTGAATCACGACAATGGGATACAAGAAAATCCGTCTGACCTGGAAACCATGCCGACACATCAGGATATTGTTCCGAGCGAGTTCTCCGACTTGTACGGTAGTTCAATTCCTGAGCCGGGTACAGCTCACGTGACCGTAGAGGCACATGTTGAACTTGATCCAGGAACTGACACGATGGATTATCCACCAAGTGATCGATCTAACCTTGCTGAGAACAACGAAGTGGATAAGAGTACACCAATATCTTTGGGGTCATTTGCGTTGGACCCCTCCAGTGAATCTGGTAGAGTGAATATCGCTTCACAGGAAAATGCATCGGTTCAAGGTTCGAACAATCTGAAAAGCACAGACGCAATTGACGATCCCGAGCAAAGAGAGGATCCTATATCACCTCAAAAAGAAGGATTGTTGAAGCAGTCAGCGAATCCGATTTCTGTGTCAGGCAACTGGGCCGCCGAAATCAGCTGCTCGGCAGAACAAAACGACAATTCTAGCAACATGGAAAAAGAATTACACGCCCTCTCTCAATCTACTGATGTCTTGGCTGATCCGACGAATGGCTGTTTCGGAGAACAACAATTGCTTCAGACTTCCATGTCAGATGCCCCTTTCCCCTCAGATATCCAGAATGCCATAGATACTCCACCAATGTCTTCAAAAGTGAATAAAGTCTCCACTGTCGAATACGAAAACAAGATATTGTCGCTACAGTCTGAGGTGACAAAAGCTCACGCTGTCATCGAGACGCTACATCACACGCAAGTGATGAATACATCGGCAGACAAGGTCGATATTTTAATCGAACTCCAATCAAAACTTCAGGAAGAAATGAGCCTCAAGGCAGAGGCAGAAAACAGGGCGCGATTGACGGAATTGCAAAACATCGATTTGTTAGCCTCCAACGCAGCCAATATCGAAAAGCTCGAGGCACTCGAAAAAAATTTACAATTTCAAATGAGCGCCAAAGCCGAAGCAGAAAACAAAGCCAGACTTGCGTTAGACCAAATTGCAGCATTGGAACTCACAAATGAGGAGAGGAGTCGAGAATTAGAGCGGTATCGCGATCTAGAAGTAAATTTACAAAAACAGATGGAGTCAAAGGGCGAAGCGGAAAATAGTGCTCGTCTTGCGCTTGAACGAATCGATAATCtcgaaaaggagaaagatcaacaacaagatgAGATTATCGCCTTGCGAAATGACACTTCTTCCTTGAAAGAAGTCTGCACCGCTCAAGAGCAGGAACTTGAAAAGTTGAGAGAAGAACGCAATGAACAAcatcgaaaagaaatggcGTTGACCAATCGTTTGAATGGggcgaagaagaaagaagccgacaaagccaatcTAGCCGAGCTGTATGAAGAAGATATTCAATCATACGAAACACAGCTGGCCCATTCCTATCGTGAAAGGGAAGAGCTGACAGCAGCAAATTCTGATTTGAAAACAAAGCTTGACGACGTGGAAAAGACCCTAATACAACGGGTTCGACTGGCAGAATCATCATTGGCAGACGAACGTAGTCTAAACGAAgagcgaaaacgaaaaatgAAAGCATTTGTCGAAACAAGAGCAGAGGAGCTACGACAGGCGAAGACAGAAAATGATCAATTGCAGAATGAATTGAACGATACAAACCGATCTCTGGTTGAACTAAATAACCGCTCGAAGCAACTACATGCCCAATGGGTTCAGGCGCAGACTCGTAACCGCGAGCTGCAGCGCGACGTAAATAAGACCAAAAAAGAGTATGAAAATTTTCACAAAGTTGGAGGTACTCACGAAGTTAAGCCGTCGCGTTCAGTGAACGAAACTGACGAAAACAAGAATAAACGTCTTGCAGCAAAACATGAGCTTATGAACGTTCTCCGCCAGTtagaaatcgaaaaagacgcCGGAGCGAAGTTGCGTGATAGCATCAAGTTTACCTTCACTCCCAAAGCTCTTAGCCAACAGCAACTGCTCCGCGAGAGTTTGTCCGATCTTGAGGCACAGCTGTCAAAATTGTCTTTACGACTTGGAAAGCCCCTTCTCACGGCAACAACCACAGTAATGGAGAGCATTGGCGTAAGTGAGGGGCCTTATGAAGACGTCAGAGACCCTCAACATTTGGTCACAAAGCTTGACTTCGAAACCCAACGTGTTAGCAAGGGCATCATGGATATCTCTTCAGCAATTGAACGGATGCAAATGACGTTAGACGCTAGCGGCGATCGTTCATGCTTTACAGCCTTCTCGGAGATATTATCAAATGGGAACTCTGCGAGGAATACATCAGTAATTCCAGGAGCACAACGTCTTAATTCGATCCGGTCGCATAGCTATGGGCACGTTCCTCGGTCGGCGCTCAACTAG